A window from Drosophila subobscura isolate 14011-0131.10 chromosome O, UCBerk_Dsub_1.0, whole genome shotgun sequence encodes these proteins:
- the LOC117897675 gene encoding zinc finger CCCH domain-containing protein 14 → MECNLGSEIGLKMRSAVKAKLLELGTGGSSGFIDDELPDYVMVMVANKRTKQQMAAELNLFLGDQTDLFVTWLHEVLQKLQEVTLPTASASSKKRKSRQLEAPSKSKEKDKRHSKKDKRLQRKSGDEMPDAQSSSADAMPVISSITDAFAEELLEKAKKSLDIDINAKDEIVHKKKRKSMESDEETGDADEAAPTTETSSTTASGVNRQKDLAELAEIQKKIHAAKKHLRQIGEIEDESDAEEEEEDDEDGDLLNINEQEEEPEAAEAMQEEVPPARKTKSPIVFKRREITPPVARIEPEIDSRQAAKMDVEIEKEKEKPKEDRSERRSVHDRLGSKQAAQPSTERPQRGQKELYVPAHRRRLEASEVQVPKERSQRERSRERRSSRDNLRESNRAHRQRRSPSPEAPKAKQRIGSRVIVAVHKPPEPSDDEDMADKPVNSVIKIKPRPHVSPRRQACKNLLMRAVADAQRSTILAKSAAPSVKKDAEEVELVSTSLGKRKAPEKSERERSRDRAKRSAPTPELFRRSTRELVVNVLQRDASGKQQHSSASASRRSNDSHAELKLKLVEEEYGPSLVAEDYEPYVPQLLNHVEDIDLHIGSPEARPSSRGPKTQFVVTLNGEKTSRPDRDSAYRKRSISVSSSPVATTPQQVTSSSAEITAAAAASSSTADRRRKSNRALSISPSPNSSPSHHQVTRSLKRNEVLRQQQEIKKIIIKNDTDEDDETHSAPPKKTQLPHKRSSGGTASAPANGHKEKRAKAATEERSNTPPLPATGRQALPKLEKRAVSKEKAANANSNSNVEPAAATTAAPVSVIVSASAKNKHTPIRFTLKSEDKPQAAAQPPAQPAPRKRRSGSHERATSLERRKVPLRNLEDRKYDNLPALSAVSVDSAVLKVSKPKERCKYHPSCTKQFCEYYHPTAPCKSFPNCKFADKCMYAHPKCMYDMSCMSIDCNYAHSGQRDLSHVQLTAPPLSSHVIPVQNYKSISAPMTATTATTMCKYYPNCTKVGCTFYHPKPCRFGKNCVNKLECVFYHPEMQSKFKWVASMG, encoded by the exons ATGGAGTGTAACCTGGGCAGCGAAATAGGCCTGAAGATGCGC AGTGCCGTCAAGGCGAAGCTGCTGGAACTGGGCACGGGCGGCTCATCCGGCTTTATAGACGACGAACTGCCGGACTacgtgatggtgatggtggccAACAAACGAACCAAACAGCAAATGGCCGCCGAGTTAAATCTCTTTCTGGGCGACCAGACGGATCTCTTTGTCACCTGGCTGCACGAAGTTCTCCAGAAGCTGCAGGAAGTCACATTGCCCACAGCCAGTG CGTCCAGCAAGAAGCGCAAGTCCCGTCAGCTCGAAGCACCTTCCAAGTCAAAGGAAAAGGACAAACGCCACTCGAAGAAGGACAAAAGGCTGCAGAGAAAGTCGGGCGATGAGATGCCAGATGCACAGTCAAGCTCTGCGGATGCCATGCCCGTGATTAGCTCCATAACCGATGCCTTtgccgaggagctgctggagaaaGCCAAAAAATCGCTTGACATCGACATCAATGCCAAGGATGAGATTGTGCACAAAAAGAAGCGCAAGTCAATGGAGAGCGACGAGGAGACTGGAGACGCAGATGAGGCGGCACCCACTACAGAGACAAGCTCAACCACCGCCAGCGGCGTCAATCGGCAAAAGGATCTGGCCGAGCTGGCTGAGattcaaaagaaaatccaTGCGGCCAAGAAGCATTTGCGCCAAATAGGCGAAATAGAGGACGAGAGTGatgcagaggaggaggaggaggacgacgaaGACGGCGATCTCTTGAACATCAAcgaacaggaggaggagccggaAGCCGCTGAAGCTATGCAAGAAGAGGTCCCTCCCGCACGCAAAACCAAAAGTCCCATTGTCTTCAAGAGGCGAGAGATAACTCCTCCCGTGGCGCGTATTGAGCCGGAAATTGATTCCCGCCAGGCGGCCAAGATGGATGTGGAGAttgagaaggaaaaggaaaagcccaAGGAGGATCGCTCGGAACGCCGTTCGGTGCATGATCGTCTGGGCTCCAAGCAGGCCGCACAGCCGTCAACAGAGCGTCCGCAACGTGGCCAAAAAGAGCTCTATGTACCGGCACATCGTAGACGCTTGGAGGCATCGGAAGTACAGGTCCCCAAGGAGCGCAGCCAGCGTGAGCGCTCCAGGGAGCGTCGCTCCAGTCGCGACAATCTGCGAGAATCGAATCGTGCACATCGCCAGCGACGTTCGCCCAGCCCCGAGGCACCCAAGGCAAAGCAGCGCATCGGTTCGCGTGTCATTGTGGCTGTGCACAAGCCGCCAGAGCCCTCGGATGACGAAGATATGGCGGATAAGCCGGTCAACTCGGTCATCAAGATCAAGCCCAGACCCCATGTGTCGCCCCGGAGACAGGCGTGCAAGAATCTACTCATGAGAGCTGTGGCCGATGCCCAGAGATCCACGATTCTGGCCAAGTCAGCAGCGCCTTCGGTAAAGAAAGATgcggaggaggtggagctggtCAGCACCTCGCTGGGCAAACGCAAGGCACCGGAAAAGAGCGAACGGGAACGATCGCGTGACCGTGCCAAGCGCAGTGCACCCACACCAGAGCTGTTCCGGCGCAGCACTCGAGAGTTGGTCGTGAATGTGCTGCAGCGAGATGCGTCAGGCAAGCAACAGCACTCCTCCGCCAGTGCCTCGCGACGCTCCAACGATAGTCATGccgagctgaagctgaaactgGTGGAGGAAGAGTATGGGCCCAGTCTCGTGGCCGAGGACTATGAGCCGTATGTGCCGCAGCTGCTGAATCACGTGGAGGATATAGATCTGCACATTGGTTCGCCAGAGGCGAGACCCAGCTCGAGAGGACCCAAAACTCAATTTGTGGTGACGCTGAATGGGGAGAAAACCAGCAGGCCGGACAGAGACTCTGCCTATCGCAAACGCAGCATCTCGGTGTCATCCTCGCCCGTAGCTACAACACCACAACAAGTGACCTCTTCCAGTGCGGAAataacagctgcagctgccgcctcctcctcaaCAGCGGACAGACGCCGCAAATCCAATCGAGCATTGAGCATCAGCCCATCGCCCAACTCAAGCCCATCTCATCATCAAGTCACACGAAGTCTGAAGCGCAATGAGGTgctcaggcagcagcaggaaatcaAAAAGATCATCATCAAAAATGACACAGACGAGGACGATGAGACGCACAGTGCACCGCCAAAGAAGACTCAGTTGCCGCACAAGCGATCCTCGGGCGGCACTGCCTCGGCCCCGGCCAATGGTCACAAGGAAAAGCGAGCAAAGGCTGCCACTGAGGAGCGCTCCAATACGCCACCACTGCCGGCCACGGGCCGCCAAGCCTTGCCCAAGCTGGAGAAGCGAGCGGTCAGCAAAGAGAAAGCGGCAAAtgcaaactcaaactcaaatgTAGAgccggcagcggcaacgacagcagcaccagtgTCTGTTATAGTCTCTGCatcagccaaaaacaaacacacgccCATCCGCTTTACATTAAAGTCGGAGGACAAACCACAAGCAGCGGCACAGCCACCGGCACAGCCTGCACCACGAAAGCGTCGCTCGGGCAGTCACGAACGTGCCACATCGTTGGAGAGGCGCAAAGTGCCCTTGCGGAATTTAGAGGATAGAAAATATGACAATTTGCCGGCAT TGAGCGCCGTCAGCGTGGACTCGGCCGTGTTGAAGGTGAGCAAGCCCAAGGAGCGTTGCAAATATCATCCAAGTTGCACAAAACAATTCTGCGAATACTATCACCCAACGGCGCCGTGCAAGTCCTTTCCCAATTGCAAGTTTGCGGACAAATGCATGTACGCGCATCCCAAGTGCATGTACGATATGTCCTGCATGAGCATTGACTGTAATTATGCGCACAGCGGCCAGCGGGATCTCAGTCATGTGCAGCTTACGGCACCGCCTTTAT CTTCCCATGTTATACCCGTGCAGAACTATAAATCAATATCGGCACCCATGACGGCCACCACAGCAACGACAATGTGCAAATATTATCCAAACTGCACCAAAGTGGGCTGCACCTTCTATCATCCAAAGCCTTGCCGTTTCGGCAAGAATTGCGTCAACAAGCTGGAGTGTGTCTTCTATCATCCGGAGATGCAGAGCAAATTCAAATGGGTTGCCTCAATGGGCTAA